The following proteins come from a genomic window of Schistosoma mansoni, WGS project CABG00000000 data, supercontig 0908, strain Puerto Rico, whole genome shotgun sequence:
- a CDS encoding XP_018644110.1, translating into MDSGADKSIISLHWWPKSWPTVVSSHSLQGLGYQSSPAISASALTWRDAEGKQGCFTPYVLPLPVNLWGRDVLQAMGMTLTNEYSPQASAIMAKMGYTNGRGLGRQEQGRIKPITQHGNRGRKGLGFI; encoded by the coding sequence ATGGATTCGGGAGCAGACAAAAGCATTATTTCACTCCATTGGTGGCCGAAGTCTTGGCCCACTGTTGTTTCATCTCATTCTCTACAAGGTCTTGGATACCAGTCCTCTCCTGCCATCAGTGCCTCAGCCTTAACCTGGCGGGATGCTGAAGGCAAACAGGGATGTTTTACCCCCTATGTGTTGCCACTCCCTGTAAATTTATGGGGACGGGATGTGTTACAAGCCATGGGCATGACCCTAACTAATGAATACTCCCCCCAGGCATCAGCCATTATGGCAAAGATGGGGTATACAAACGGTAGAGGCTTGGGTAGGCAAGAACAAGGCAGAATAAAACCCATTACACAACACGGAAATCGGGGTAGAAAAGGACTGGGTTTTATTTAG